In Methanosarcina barkeri MS, a single window of DNA contains:
- a CDS encoding tRNA(Ile)(2)-agmatinylcytidine synthase codes for MIIGIDDTDSNEGMCTTYLGALLLDELQAYGTVETRPLLIRLNPTIPYKTRGNAAVAMKLKTDCPEKVIAHVVSRIEEFARIECEKTNPGAVFIPEKAYEKLKPVLRNFLEKAVKEVIEIEEAKSLISESGVPSKGFKNGRGLIGALAACGAMLNLEEWDHTFEYLAYRQKEKWGTPRKIEKESFFEADRNTYPDTWDTVDLKNRLVVCVPHSADPVLFGIRGKNPAVVTKAVSLIRAEPIERFAIYRTNQGTDMHLISAESIAEIRDMHSYTLEGTVSAVPETIHGGHVIFPIQDGDGNEIDCAAFEPTKNFRLLIRKLRPGDRIVVSGSVNSRTFNIEKIEIKKLAPLYREENPVCPTCGKHMKSSGQNQGFRCKKCGTQATSKILCETNRNLTEGLYEVPPCARRHLAKPLVREQKSDIEIHPAR; via the coding sequence ATGATTATCGGAATTGATGATACCGACTCAAACGAAGGAATGTGCACAACATATCTGGGGGCTCTGCTGCTGGACGAACTTCAAGCCTACGGAACTGTAGAGACTCGCCCACTCCTTATACGCCTGAATCCGACTATCCCCTACAAAACAAGAGGAAATGCTGCAGTAGCAATGAAACTCAAGACTGACTGCCCTGAAAAAGTAATTGCTCATGTTGTGTCCAGAATAGAGGAATTTGCACGCATTGAATGCGAAAAAACTAACCCCGGCGCGGTTTTTATCCCGGAAAAAGCTTACGAAAAGCTCAAGCCCGTCCTCAGGAATTTTCTGGAGAAAGCCGTAAAGGAAGTGATCGAAATAGAGGAGGCAAAAAGCCTTATCTCAGAATCCGGGGTTCCTTCAAAGGGCTTCAAAAATGGAAGAGGATTGATAGGCGCCCTTGCAGCATGTGGGGCTATGCTTAACCTTGAAGAATGGGATCACACTTTCGAGTACCTGGCATACAGACAAAAGGAAAAATGGGGAACCCCACGCAAGATCGAGAAGGAAAGTTTCTTTGAGGCAGACAGGAACACTTATCCTGATACCTGGGACACCGTGGACCTTAAAAACAGACTTGTTGTCTGTGTACCTCACTCGGCAGATCCCGTGCTTTTCGGGATCAGAGGGAAAAATCCAGCCGTAGTTACAAAAGCTGTATCCCTAATCAGGGCTGAACCCATAGAACGTTTTGCCATATACAGAACAAATCAGGGTACTGATATGCACCTGATTTCCGCAGAAAGTATTGCAGAAATAAGGGATATGCACTCTTACACGCTCGAAGGCACAGTCTCTGCAGTTCCAGAAACTATTCACGGAGGGCACGTTATTTTTCCCATTCAGGATGGAGATGGAAACGAAATTGACTGCGCAGCCTTCGAACCCACAAAGAACTTTCGGCTGCTTATAAGGAAACTCAGGCCCGGAGATAGAATTGTAGTATCTGGAAGTGTAAATTCCAGAACTTTCAACATCGAAAAAATAGAGATAAAAAAGCTCGCTCCTCTTTACAGGGAAGAAAACCCGGTGTGTCCAACCTGCGGAAAACATATGAAATCATCAGGCCAAAACCAGGGTTTTCGCTGTAAAAAATGCGGAACTCAAGCTACCTCAAAAATTCTGTGTGAAACAAACAGAAACCTTACAGAGGGATTATATGAAGTCCCGCCCTGCGCCCGTCGGCATCTTGCAAAACCTCTTGTAAGGGAGCAGAAATCTGATATAGAGATTCACCCTGCCCGCTAA